One genomic segment of Candidatus Schekmanbacteria bacterium includes these proteins:
- a CDS encoding ABC transporter permease produces the protein MMIPISYNIKNVLARRFTSTLTALGIALVVFVFADVLMLSHGLEKTLVDTGSDDNVIVIRKSSQTEIQSSLTREQANLIINNPEIAVSRGGEPMVAKETVILITLPKKSTGAMSNVTVRGTGENGMSLRPQVKIKSGRAWQKGLREIIVGSSIHKNFLGVELGATIRFSGQDWKVVGIFDAQNSGFDSEIWGDSEQIMSAFRRPVYSSVTMRLRAVSDFEALKERIEADQRLTAEIKRERVYYAEQSEVFSTFIKFLGLTITIIFSLGATIGAMITMYASVGARTGEIGTLRAIGFRRRSILMAFMIECLFLSLSGGIIGLAAASFMQLITVSTMNFQTFSEIAFKFELSPRIAFQSMLFAVIMGFIGGVLPAFKASRTNIVTALRS, from the coding sequence ATTATGATACCCATCAGCTACAATATCAAGAATGTGCTTGCCAGGAGGTTTACAAGCACTCTTACTGCGCTTGGAATAGCGCTGGTAGTGTTTGTCTTCGCAGACGTGCTCATGCTTTCGCATGGACTTGAAAAAACATTAGTGGATACAGGCTCAGATGATAATGTAATTGTCATCAGGAAGTCATCACAAACAGAAATCCAGAGCAGTCTTACCCGTGAACAGGCAAACCTGATTATAAACAATCCTGAGATTGCAGTTAGCAGAGGCGGCGAACCTATGGTAGCTAAAGAAACAGTCATCCTCATAACTCTTCCCAAGAAGTCAACAGGGGCAATGTCAAATGTAACCGTAAGAGGGACAGGAGAAAACGGTATGTCCCTCCGTCCACAGGTAAAGATAAAGTCAGGAAGAGCATGGCAGAAAGGGCTTCGCGAAATAATTGTGGGAAGCTCTATACACAAGAATTTCCTCGGAGTTGAGCTCGGGGCGACAATAAGATTTTCAGGGCAGGATTGGAAGGTTGTTGGTATCTTCGATGCACAGAACAGCGGCTTTGATTCCGAGATTTGGGGTGATTCGGAACAGATTATGAGCGCTTTCAGAAGACCTGTCTATTCATCTGTCACCATGAGACTTAGAGCCGTTTCAGATTTTGAAGCGCTAAAGGAACGGATTGAGGCTGATCAGAGGCTCACAGCAGAGATTAAGAGGGAAAGAGTATACTACGCGGAACAATCTGAAGTATTCTCTACATTCATAAAATTTCTGGGGCTTACCATCACTATTATCTTCAGCCTTGGCGCCACAATAGGAGCAATGATAACGATGTATGCATCGGTAGGTGCAAGGACCGGAGAGATCGGGACATTGCGCGCCATAGGGTTTAGAAGGAGAAGCATACTGATGGCATTTATGATTGAATGCCTTTTCTTATCATTATCAGGTGGAATAATCGGTCTTGCCGCTGCATCTTTCATGCAGCTTATAACAGTCTCTACAATGAATTTTCAGACCTTCTCGGAAATAGCCTTCAAGTTCGAACTTTCCCCGCGCATTGCTTTTCAGTCCATGCTCTTTGCCGTTATCATGGGCTTTATCGGAGGCGTGCTCCCTGCATTCAAAGCCTCAAGAACTAATATAGTGACAGCGCTTAGAAGCTAA
- a CDS encoding DUF4258 domain-containing protein, whose product MYFEEKIFFSIMTPLNIEVRTTKNYWLYITTIKHPIMKGKKEAVKNTLKFPDEIKQSRTDRNVFLYYKLIDRLYCVVVKNSGMKGFIITAYPTEKVKEGDVIWTR is encoded by the coding sequence ATGTATTTTGAGGAAAAAATATTTTTTTCAATAATGACACCTCTTAATATTGAGGTAAGAACAACAAAAAACTATTGGCTTTATATCACCACAATAAAGCACCCGATTATGAAGGGGAAGAAAGAAGCTGTAAAAAATACTTTGAAATTTCCTGATGAAATCAAACAGAGCAGGACAGACAGGAATGTTTTCCTTTACTACAAACTGATTGATAGACTATATTGTGTAGTAGTTAAGAATTCGGGAATGAAAGGTTTTATAATTACAGCTTATCCAACAGAGAAAGTAAAGGAAGGAGATGTGATATGGACAAGGTAA
- a CDS encoding lamin tail domain-containing protein has product MKKCNFGFICCAVLSFVCLITLTSVSVASPINISDGIEISELMYDHPVSDTGGEWIEIYNGTGNILNLSRLMFSDNGGASYKSIIQLSGYADIHSIPDGTFAVISEPAGAVSFSSLYTDSSIYAGVTSSAMSLLNTGEEISLIDSIDGIAGNGNDILLQDFIFPDIAINNSIYKLFITSSDETLLSSFAASAISPWGTGFGNPGKLNNGQQICVNPVPEPSSGLLFPAGLAMVFLSYRFRKS; this is encoded by the coding sequence ATGAAAAAATGTAACTTTGGTTTTATCTGCTGTGCTGTTTTATCTTTTGTATGCCTCATCACTCTCACCTCTGTCTCCGTAGCTTCGCCAATTAATATCAGCGACGGTATTGAGATAAGCGAACTAATGTATGACCATCCGGTTTCTGATACCGGCGGAGAATGGATCGAGATATACAATGGCACCGGAAATATCCTTAACCTTTCAAGACTCATGTTTAGCGACAATGGCGGGGCAAGCTACAAATCCATCATACAGCTTTCCGGATATGCTGACATACATTCAATACCCGACGGCACATTTGCTGTTATAAGCGAGCCGGCAGGCGCTGTGAGTTTTTCTTCCCTCTATACGGATTCGTCAATTTATGCAGGAGTCACTTCCTCGGCAATGAGCCTGCTTAACACCGGCGAGGAAATCTCGCTCATTGACAGCATTGACGGAATTGCAGGAAACGGAAATGACATATTGCTTCAGGATTTTATTTTCCCAGATATTGCCATTAACAACTCAATCTACAAACTCTTTATAACGTCATCTGACGAAACCCTTTTATCATCATTTGCAGCATCAGCCATAAGCCCCTGGGGAACAGGTTTCGGCAATCCGGGCAAACTTAACAACGGCCAGCAGATATGTGTCAATCCGGTGCCTGAACCAAGCTCTGGCCTTCTATTTCCGGCAGGTCTTGCAATGGTATTCCTAAGCTACCGTTTCAGGAAAAGCTAA
- a CDS encoding nucleotidyl transferase AbiEii/AbiGii toxin family protein, whose product MNEVISKMISAYECRTLDDYVKALREIMQEVALLGLWRSKFFEHSAFYGGTALRLLYGLDRYSEDLDFSLLKANPDFNISRYLNVLRNELVSYGFDVSLEKKKKGEGTAIQSAFLKADTLKQLIVVEAQKNIVAELPRGRIIKIKLEIDTNPPAGFETETKFLLQPIPFSVKVFSLPDLFAGKMHALLCRNWKSRVKGRDWYDFVWYVSNHPNLRLSHLEKRMQQSGHIREEEHLEEDEFRSMLREKIKAVDVVQIKKEVTPFLKNPDMIAIWSEKFFLSLIEKIKIV is encoded by the coding sequence ATGAATGAAGTAATTTCAAAAATGATTTCTGCCTATGAGTGCAGGACGCTCGACGACTATGTAAAGGCACTTCGCGAGATTATGCAGGAAGTTGCCCTCCTCGGACTTTGGAGAAGCAAATTTTTCGAGCATTCTGCTTTTTACGGCGGAACAGCGCTGCGGCTTCTTTACGGATTGGACCGCTATTCGGAGGATCTTGATTTCTCGCTTCTTAAAGCTAACCCGGATTTTAACATTTCGCGGTATCTTAATGTCCTGAGAAATGAGCTGGTGTCATATGGCTTTGATGTAAGCCTTGAGAAAAAGAAGAAAGGAGAAGGCACTGCAATCCAATCTGCTTTTCTAAAGGCTGATACATTGAAGCAGCTTATCGTAGTTGAAGCTCAGAAAAATATAGTAGCAGAACTGCCGCGAGGAAGAATAATAAAAATTAAACTCGAAATCGATACAAATCCACCGGCAGGATTTGAAACTGAAACAAAGTTCCTGCTTCAGCCTATCCCTTTTTCAGTCAAAGTCTTTTCATTGCCTGATCTTTTTGCGGGAAAGATGCACGCACTTCTCTGCAGAAACTGGAAAAGCAGGGTTAAGGGACGTGACTGGTATGACTTTGTCTGGTATGTTTCAAATCATCCGAATTTAAGGCTTTCACATCTTGAAAAAAGAATGCAGCAGAGTGGACATATAAGGGAAGAAGAACATCTTGAAGAAGATGAATTCCGCTCAATGTTGAGGGAAAAAATAAAAGCGGTTGACGTAGTACAAATTAAAAAAGAGGTAACTCCATTCCTAAAAAATCCGGATATGATTGCAATATGGTCTGAAAAGTTTTTCCTGAGCCTGATAGAGAAAATTAAAATTGTATAG
- a CDS encoding DUF2283 domain-containing protein, whose protein sequence is MDKVIVYYHKKSDTMDIWFGNPEDEVLCEEVGEGVILKKDKNGKVIGIEKLYVSKTVGIDQPFPVELIVA, encoded by the coding sequence ATGGACAAGGTAATTGTTTATTATCACAAGAAATCGGACACAATGGATATCTGGTTTGGGAATCCCGAGGATGAGGTTCTATGCGAAGAGGTAGGGGAAGGTGTTATTCTTAAAAAAGATAAGAATGGCAAAGTAATAGGGATTGAAAAACTTTATGTCAGCAAAACCGTCGGCATTGACCAGCCTTTCCCTGTTGAACTTATAGTCGCATAA
- a CDS encoding FtsX-like permease family protein, which translates to MNLAKLAIRNVTRHKLRSALTILGLAIAIMSFILIRTVISAWYFGVEMASDNRMVTRNSISIITPIPLSYKEKIAKIKGIKNIGYGNWFGGYYKDEKNFMSNFAIDTNYLKLYPEILITPEERRNFEIHRNGCIVGKKLAARFGWKKGDTVRITGNIFAGEWDFVIEGLYKASKKSVDETMFFFRWDYLNERKKIIMPSEVDHVGWFLFWIENPDDAAKISNEIDAMFKNSSSETITETEKAFQLGFLSMVEAIVKALRIVSAIIIVIILVILLNTMAMAARERIPEYATLKAMGFGGRKLFSLILGESLTIAAGGAAIGIPLTFPLVKIFGKAIETYLPVISVSNDTIWMGLLIAFAVGILASLFPAWRAINTPIATSLRKIG; encoded by the coding sequence ATGAACCTTGCAAAACTTGCGATAAGAAACGTTACCCGGCACAAGCTCCGCTCTGCGCTTACCATCCTTGGACTTGCCATAGCAATAATGTCTTTCATCCTTATAAGGACGGTAATCTCTGCATGGTACTTTGGAGTCGAGATGGCATCGGATAACCGCATGGTGACAAGAAATTCCATTTCTATAATCACTCCGATCCCGCTTTCCTATAAAGAAAAAATTGCCAAGATTAAGGGAATAAAAAACATAGGCTATGGAAACTGGTTTGGAGGTTATTACAAGGATGAAAAAAACTTCATGTCCAATTTTGCCATAGACACCAACTATCTCAAGCTCTATCCGGAAATACTGATCACCCCTGAGGAAAGAAGAAACTTTGAGATTCACCGCAATGGCTGCATAGTGGGGAAAAAACTTGCTGCCCGGTTCGGCTGGAAAAAAGGGGACACCGTAAGAATTACGGGGAACATATTTGCCGGGGAATGGGATTTTGTAATTGAAGGTCTTTACAAGGCATCGAAAAAATCCGTGGATGAGACCATGTTCTTCTTCAGATGGGATTATCTCAATGAGAGAAAAAAAATCATTATGCCCTCAGAAGTAGATCATGTGGGATGGTTTCTCTTCTGGATAGAGAACCCTGATGATGCGGCAAAAATAAGCAACGAGATTGACGCTATGTTCAAGAACTCCTCATCAGAGACAATCACCGAGACTGAAAAGGCCTTCCAGCTTGGCTTTCTTTCCATGGTGGAGGCGATTGTAAAGGCTCTTAGAATTGTCTCAGCCATAATAATAGTCATAATACTCGTCATACTTTTAAACACCATGGCAATGGCGGCAAGAGAAAGAATACCGGAATATGCAACCTTAAAAGCGATGGGATTCGGCGGAAGAAAACTCTTTTCGCTTATATTGGGGGAATCGCTCACCATTGCCGCAGGCGGAGCAGCTATCGGGATCCCGCTTACATTCCCGCTGGTAAAAATATTCGGCAAGGCTATTGAAACATACCTTCCTGTAATCAGCGTATCAAACGATACCATATGGATGGGACTCCTGATTGCATTCGCAGTAGGTATTCTTGCATCACTCTTTCCTGCATGGAGAGCAATCAATACGCCAATAGCTACAAGCTTGAGAAAAATAGGATGA
- a CDS encoding AbrB/MazE/SpoVT family DNA-binding domain-containing protein yields the protein MVTKIQKWGNSQGLRIARQVLEDAHISVGDEVDVTIRKGMLIIAPIKCIRGLRSLEELVSRIPKSYKPKETDWGKPVGKEVW from the coding sequence ATGGTTACGAAAATTCAAAAATGGGGAAACAGCCAGGGGCTGCGTATTGCCAGACAGGTTCTTGAGGACGCGCACATTTCGGTGGGCGACGAGGTTGACGTGACAATAAGGAAAGGCATGCTTATCATTGCTCCGATAAAATGCATTCGTGGTCTCAGGAGTCTGGAAGAACTGGTCTCACGCATACCCAAGAGCTACAAGCCCAAAGAGACTGATTGGGGCAAACCAGTGGGTAAAGAGGTCTGGTAG